A genomic stretch from Candidatus Edwardsbacteria bacterium includes:
- a CDS encoding alcohol dehydrogenase catalytic domain-containing protein, with amino-acid sequence MPQKMKAVVKTKPQLGAEWLEVNVPELKPDWVMVKVRATSICGTDVHIYEWNKWADERIGSKNLPQILGHEVAGEVVEVGPHCKRIKAGDYISAETHIYDPGDLQAMLGQFHIGERMKIVGVDHDGCFAEYFALPESVCWVNDKSIPPELATVQEPMGNACYTLLGENSDVAGKSVAIFGDGPTALFAAGLARASGLTQIFVIGMSDFALNIAKKMGADHTLNISDKSVNRLEFIRDHTGGYGTDIVLDMVGAPAAIEEGLKVIRKGGRYSAFGVPPTTPVPVDYTNGIVFRGITINGISGRKMFDTWYRVKNFLASGRIDIKPIVTHLFELKDFAKGFEAAMGNPRQCGKAILFPDPKELEAARKRMGIK; translated from the coding sequence ATGCCTCAAAAAATGAAGGCGGTGGTCAAGACCAAACCACAGCTTGGGGCCGAGTGGCTGGAGGTCAATGTTCCGGAACTAAAGCCCGACTGGGTGATGGTCAAGGTTCGGGCCACCTCCATCTGCGGGACAGACGTTCACATCTACGAATGGAACAAGTGGGCCGACGAACGGATCGGATCAAAGAACCTGCCTCAGATACTGGGTCACGAGGTGGCCGGCGAGGTGGTGGAGGTGGGGCCGCACTGTAAACGGATCAAGGCCGGCGACTATATCTCGGCCGAGACCCACATCTACGATCCCGGCGACCTGCAGGCCATGCTGGGCCAATTCCACATCGGCGAGCGGATGAAGATCGTAGGGGTGGACCACGACGGTTGTTTTGCCGAATACTTTGCCCTGCCGGAGTCGGTCTGCTGGGTCAACGACAAGAGCATTCCGCCGGAGCTGGCCACAGTTCAGGAGCCGATGGGCAACGCCTGCTACACTCTTTTAGGCGAGAACTCCGACGTGGCCGGAAAATCAGTAGCCATCTTCGGGGACGGGCCCACCGCGCTGTTCGCCGCCGGTCTGGCCCGGGCCTCTGGCCTGACCCAGATATTCGTCATCGGCATGTCGGACTTCGCTTTGAACATCGCCAAAAAGATGGGGGCCGACCATACCTTGAACATCTCCGACAAATCCGTCAATAGATTAGAATTCATCCGGGACCACACCGGCGGCTACGGCACTGATATCGTGCTGGACATGGTGGGAGCCCCGGCGGCCATCGAGGAGGGCCTGAAGGTCATCCGCAAAGGCGGCCGCTACAGCGCCTTTGGGGTGCCGCCCACCACTCCGGTCCCGGTGGACTACACCAACGGAATTGTGTTCCGGGGCATTACCATTAACGGCATCTCGGGGCGCAAGATGTTCGATACCTGGTACCGGGTAAAGAATTTCCTGGCCTCGGGCCGGATAGACATCAAGCCCATCGTCACCCACCTGTTCGAGCTCAAGGATTTTGCCAAGGGCTTCGAAGCGGCTATGGGCAACCCCCGGCAGTGCGGCAAGGCGATTTTATTCCCTGATCCCAAGGAGCTGGAGGCGGCCAGGAAGAGAATGGGAATAAAATAA